A single window of Solanum dulcamara chromosome 5, daSolDulc1.2, whole genome shotgun sequence DNA harbors:
- the LOC129889737 gene encoding SUPPRESSOR OF ABI3-5 isoform X1: MDPGRYGPHQGWENNSALEGYRGVHEPDFRAGGTYDDRRFLDDRFSRDGVYSRGAYHRDILEGEHYPHPPAAVGHWPQTTRRSFEEIYPVERDSRRHEKPYVDSYHEIREADKYHEINTFRDGYHSFDNYPDTGFDRPARYGGREHDDPYDDYDYKHRMAHPNREDSRERDYEYSRYSYDSDYERGSRRDGNWRRRESRERERDKESSRERDPSPYRRHDRSRSRSRGHDDRLKSRSPRSRSHSRSHREDSYDDGRYDRSERRRDRDDKRYHDNYSVAPSATVVVKGLSQKTTEEDLYQILAEWGPLRHVRVIKERNSGISRGFAFIDFPSVGAAQAMMDKLGDEGLVVDGRKLFFEYSSKPTGGPGGPGGLDSASRSNHGHHRSITVPSDWMCTICGCVNFARRTSCFQCNEPRTDDAPPADMASSNSSSLGRRGEAGPTHVLVVRGLDENADEEMLRYEFSKHAPIKDLRLVRDKFTHVSRGFAFVHFYTVEDATKALEATNGITLEKNGQILRVAYAKSILGPGSSASQASSLAAAAIEAATFSQQYDAVGWAPKEYNPDDKRSTGGQEHSGEVADQNSAPQSGFVWDEASGYYYDATSGFYYDGNTGLYYDGNNGIWYTYDQKTQQYVPCTNQNENKPAAGQTETAKSSDGSNTKKVIISAPASTIAGEKAASLPDAIQAAASAAIAAEKKEKEKAKEIKLASKSSILANKRKMSNVLSMWKQRSHEGQAPRVALEDGQTVAEDRSNTVGPAAKTKLKAEPLTARENPTASSGLVGSSTFQSVSSETQDRPRSLTNSSGGTLKGVIRGSGLGVVKSDTLYTGSSGSASTSHTMPPTSGPSSLTNADASAAPFRTDASALGSYTPPVPAGSKRRFSELPSQPPPSIKEQSQATTAYRDRAAERRSLYGSSSAFGDDASEHGDSNRDSTFRRGVFDPTPFPPGVGGGRSAEANSQSFEVITADRAIDESNVGNRMLRNMGWQEGLGLGKDGSGMVEPVQAQSTGHRAGLGSQSKKVDPTLEAQSGDSYKTLIQKKAIARFREMS; encoded by the exons ATGGATCCTGGTCGATATGGCCCCCATCAAGGATGGGAAAATAACAGC GCTTTGGAGGGTTATAGAGGAGTTCACGAGCCAGATTTCCG GGCTGGTGGTACTTATGATGATAGGAGGTTTCTAGACGATAGATTTTCAAGGGATGGTGTTTACTCACGGGGTGCCTATCACCGTGATATACTGGAAGGAGAGCACTACCCTCATCCACCAGCAGCAGTTGGACACTGGCCTCAGACAACGAGAAGAAGTTTTGAAGAAATTTACCCTGTGGAGAGGGATTCTAGGAGGCATGAGAAGCCGTACGTTGATTCATATCACGAAATTCGTGAAGCTGATAAGTATCATGAGATTAACACATTCAGAGATGGTTATCACAGTTTTGACAACTACCCTGATACTGGATTTGACAGGCCTGCTAGGTATGGGGGACGGGAGCATGATGACCCGTATGATGATTATGACTACAAACATCGTATGGCACACCCCAACAGAGAGGATAGCCGTGAAAGAGACTATGAGTACAGTAGATATAGTTATGACTCAGACTATGAACGAGGCAGTAGGAGAGATGGTAATTGGAGACGACGTGAATCCCGCGAGCGTGAACGTGACAAAGAATCAAGTCGTGAGAGGGATCCGAGTCCATATAGAAGGCATGATCGTTCGCGTTCACGTTCTCGAGGTCATGATGATCGCCTGAAGTCAAGGTCTCCTCGAAGTCGAAGTCATAGTCGTAGTCACAGAGAGGACAGTTATGATGATGGCCGATACGATAGAAGTGAGAGACGAAGAGATCGTGATGATAAAAGATACCATGACAATTATTCTGTG GCTCCTTCAGCGACTGTTGTTGTCAAAGGCCTTTCACAGAAAACTACTGAAGAAGATTTGTATCAGATCCTT GCCGAGTGGGGTCCCCTACGCCATGTTCGTGTGATCAAAGAACGAAATTCTGGCATTTCTCGTGGATTTGCTTTTATTGACTTCCCTTCTGTG GGTGCGGCCCAAGCAATGATGGACAAACTTGGGGATGAGGGTCTAGTTGTGGATGGTAGGAAGCTTTTTTTTGAGTACAG TAGCAAGCCAACTGGAGGGCCCGGTGGGCCTGGTGGTCTAGACAGTGCTTCAAGATCTAACCATGGTCACCACCGGAGCATCACTGTTCCATCTGATTGGATGTGTACCATCTGTGGATGTGTGAATTTTGCACGGCGGACATCTTGCTTTCAG TGTAATGAGCCACGGACAGATGATGCTCCTCCAGCAGACATGGCATCATCCAACTCTAGCTCTCTGGGGAGGAGAGGCGAAGCAG GTCCCACTCATGTCTTGGTTGTCCGTGGATTAGACGAAAATGCAGACGAGGAAATGCTTCGTTATGAATTTTCCAAACATGCTCCTATTAAG GATCTTCGTCTTGTCAGAGACAAGTTCACTCATGTCTCGAGGGGATTTGCTTTTGTGCACTTCTATACG GTGGAGGATGCTACTAAAGCTCTTGAAGCAACAAATGGGATAACTTTAGAGAAGAACGGGCAAATTCTTAGAGTTGCGTATGCAAAAAGTATCCTAGGACCAGGATCTAGTGCTTCTCAGGCTAGCAGCCTTGCTGCTGCTGCTATTGAAGCAGCAACTTTTTCTCAACAG TATGATGCTGTTGGATGGGCACCAAAAGAGTATAATCCTGATGATAAACGGTCCACTGGTGGGCAAGAACACAGTGGAGAAGTTGCTGATCAAAATTCTGCTCCACAATCTGGATTTGTCTGGGATGAAGCCTCTGGCTATTATTATGACGCCACTTCTGGTTTCTATTATGATGGAAATACAg GGTTGTATTATGACGGTAACAATGGAATCTGGTATACATATGATCAGAAGACTCAGCAATATGTACCTTGcacaaatcagaatgaaaacaAACCAGCAGCAGGTCAAACTGAAACTGCCAAGTCATCTGATGGTTCAAACACTAAGAAAGTCATTATATCTGCACCAGCTTCTACAATAGCTGGTGAGAAGGCTGCCTCACTGCCGGATGCTATCCAGGCTGCTGCCTCTGCAGCAATAGCTGCtgaaaagaaagagaaggagAAGGCGAAAGAGATAAAACTTGCGTCAAAAAGCAGCATCCTTGCGAATAAGAGGAAAATGAGTAATGTATTGTCAATGTGGAAGCAAAGAAGTCATGAAGGTCAAGCCCCCCGTGTAGCGCTTGAAGACGGCCAGACAGTGGCTGAAGACAGATCTAACACGGTAGGACCAGCTGCAAAGACTAAGTTAAAAGCTGAGCCCTTGACAGCTAGAGAAAATCCTACAGCCAGTTCAGGACTTGTAGGAAGCTCAACTTTTCAATCTGTGAGTTCCGAGACTCAGGATAGGCCTAGGTCTCTGACTAACAGCTCTGGGGGCACTCTGAAGGGTGTCATAAGAGGTTCTGGTTTAGGAGTGGTGAAATCGGATACTCTATATACAGGATCATCTGGAAGTGCATCCACGTCACACACCATGCCACCAACCTCAGGTCCATCTTCATTAACAAATGCAGATGCCTCTGCGGCACCCTTTAGGACAGATGCATCGGCATTGGGTTCTTATACACCCCCAGTACCAGCTGGTAGTAAAAGAAGGTTCTCAGAGCTGCCATCACAGCCTCCTCCATCTATTAAGGAACAGTCTCAAGCTACAACTGCATACCGAGATCGTGCTGCTGAGCGGAGGAGCTTATATGGTTCATCTTCAGCGTTTGGAGATGATGCATCAGAACATGGAGATTCAA ATCGGGACTCAACATTCAGAAGAGGTGTTTTTGATCCAACTCCTTTCCCCCCTGGTGTTGGAGGTGGACGTAGTGCAGAAGCAAATAGTCAGAGCTTTGAGGTTATCACTGCTGACAGGGCTATAGATGAGAGTAATGTGGGCAATCGAATGCTTCGCAACATGGGATGGCAGGAGGGCTTG GGATTGGGGAAGGATGGAAGTGGTATGG
- the LOC129889737 gene encoding SUPPRESSOR OF ABI3-5 isoform X6, with amino-acid sequence MDPGRYGPHQGWENNSALEGYRGVHEPDFRAGGTYDDRRFLDDRFSRDGVYSRGAYHRDILEGEHYPHPPAAVGHWPQTTRRSFEEIYPVERDSRRHEKPYVDSYHEIREADKYHEINTFRDGYHSFDNYPDTGFDRPARYGGREHDDPYDDYDYKHRMAHPNREDSRERDYEYSRYSYDSDYERGSRRDGNWRRRESRERERDKESSRERDPSPYRRHDRSRSRSRGHDDRLKSRSPRSRSHSRSHREDSYDDGRYDRSERRRDRDDKRYHDNYSVAPSATVVVKGLSQKTTEEDLYQILAEWGPLRHVRVIKERNSGISRGFAFIDFPSVGAAQAMMDKLGDEGLVVDGRKLFFEYSSKPTGGPGGPGGLDSASRSNHGHHRSITVPSDWMCTICGCVNFARRTSCFQCNEPRTDDAPPADMASSNSSSLGRRGEAGPTHVLVVRGLDENADEEMLRYEFSKHAPIKDLRLVRDKFTHVSRGFAFVHFYTVEDATKALEATNGITLEKNGQILRVAYAKSILGPGSSASQASSLAAAAIEAATFSQQYDAVGWAPKEYNPDDKRSTGGQEHSGEVADQNSAPQSGFVWDEASGYYYDATSGFYYDGNTGLYYDGNNGIWYTYDQKTQQYVPCTNQNENKPAAGQTETAKSSDGSNTKKVIISAPASTIAGEKAASLPDAIQAAASAAIAAEKKEKEKAKEIKLASKSSILANKRKMSNVLSMWKQRSHEGQAPRVALEDGQTVAEDRSNTVGPAAKTKLKAEPLTARENPTASSGLVGSSTFQSVSSETQDRPRSLTNSSGGTLKGVIRGSGLGVVKSDTLYTGSSGSASTSHTMPPTSGPSSLTNADASAAPFRTDASALGSYTPPVPAGSKRRFSELPSQPPPSIKEQSQATTAYRDRAAERRSLYGSSSAFGDDASEHGDSRCNSSVVENFSVDPDLA; translated from the exons ATGGATCCTGGTCGATATGGCCCCCATCAAGGATGGGAAAATAACAGC GCTTTGGAGGGTTATAGAGGAGTTCACGAGCCAGATTTCCG GGCTGGTGGTACTTATGATGATAGGAGGTTTCTAGACGATAGATTTTCAAGGGATGGTGTTTACTCACGGGGTGCCTATCACCGTGATATACTGGAAGGAGAGCACTACCCTCATCCACCAGCAGCAGTTGGACACTGGCCTCAGACAACGAGAAGAAGTTTTGAAGAAATTTACCCTGTGGAGAGGGATTCTAGGAGGCATGAGAAGCCGTACGTTGATTCATATCACGAAATTCGTGAAGCTGATAAGTATCATGAGATTAACACATTCAGAGATGGTTATCACAGTTTTGACAACTACCCTGATACTGGATTTGACAGGCCTGCTAGGTATGGGGGACGGGAGCATGATGACCCGTATGATGATTATGACTACAAACATCGTATGGCACACCCCAACAGAGAGGATAGCCGTGAAAGAGACTATGAGTACAGTAGATATAGTTATGACTCAGACTATGAACGAGGCAGTAGGAGAGATGGTAATTGGAGACGACGTGAATCCCGCGAGCGTGAACGTGACAAAGAATCAAGTCGTGAGAGGGATCCGAGTCCATATAGAAGGCATGATCGTTCGCGTTCACGTTCTCGAGGTCATGATGATCGCCTGAAGTCAAGGTCTCCTCGAAGTCGAAGTCATAGTCGTAGTCACAGAGAGGACAGTTATGATGATGGCCGATACGATAGAAGTGAGAGACGAAGAGATCGTGATGATAAAAGATACCATGACAATTATTCTGTG GCTCCTTCAGCGACTGTTGTTGTCAAAGGCCTTTCACAGAAAACTACTGAAGAAGATTTGTATCAGATCCTT GCCGAGTGGGGTCCCCTACGCCATGTTCGTGTGATCAAAGAACGAAATTCTGGCATTTCTCGTGGATTTGCTTTTATTGACTTCCCTTCTGTG GGTGCGGCCCAAGCAATGATGGACAAACTTGGGGATGAGGGTCTAGTTGTGGATGGTAGGAAGCTTTTTTTTGAGTACAG TAGCAAGCCAACTGGAGGGCCCGGTGGGCCTGGTGGTCTAGACAGTGCTTCAAGATCTAACCATGGTCACCACCGGAGCATCACTGTTCCATCTGATTGGATGTGTACCATCTGTGGATGTGTGAATTTTGCACGGCGGACATCTTGCTTTCAG TGTAATGAGCCACGGACAGATGATGCTCCTCCAGCAGACATGGCATCATCCAACTCTAGCTCTCTGGGGAGGAGAGGCGAAGCAG GTCCCACTCATGTCTTGGTTGTCCGTGGATTAGACGAAAATGCAGACGAGGAAATGCTTCGTTATGAATTTTCCAAACATGCTCCTATTAAG GATCTTCGTCTTGTCAGAGACAAGTTCACTCATGTCTCGAGGGGATTTGCTTTTGTGCACTTCTATACG GTGGAGGATGCTACTAAAGCTCTTGAAGCAACAAATGGGATAACTTTAGAGAAGAACGGGCAAATTCTTAGAGTTGCGTATGCAAAAAGTATCCTAGGACCAGGATCTAGTGCTTCTCAGGCTAGCAGCCTTGCTGCTGCTGCTATTGAAGCAGCAACTTTTTCTCAACAG TATGATGCTGTTGGATGGGCACCAAAAGAGTATAATCCTGATGATAAACGGTCCACTGGTGGGCAAGAACACAGTGGAGAAGTTGCTGATCAAAATTCTGCTCCACAATCTGGATTTGTCTGGGATGAAGCCTCTGGCTATTATTATGACGCCACTTCTGGTTTCTATTATGATGGAAATACAg GGTTGTATTATGACGGTAACAATGGAATCTGGTATACATATGATCAGAAGACTCAGCAATATGTACCTTGcacaaatcagaatgaaaacaAACCAGCAGCAGGTCAAACTGAAACTGCCAAGTCATCTGATGGTTCAAACACTAAGAAAGTCATTATATCTGCACCAGCTTCTACAATAGCTGGTGAGAAGGCTGCCTCACTGCCGGATGCTATCCAGGCTGCTGCCTCTGCAGCAATAGCTGCtgaaaagaaagagaaggagAAGGCGAAAGAGATAAAACTTGCGTCAAAAAGCAGCATCCTTGCGAATAAGAGGAAAATGAGTAATGTATTGTCAATGTGGAAGCAAAGAAGTCATGAAGGTCAAGCCCCCCGTGTAGCGCTTGAAGACGGCCAGACAGTGGCTGAAGACAGATCTAACACGGTAGGACCAGCTGCAAAGACTAAGTTAAAAGCTGAGCCCTTGACAGCTAGAGAAAATCCTACAGCCAGTTCAGGACTTGTAGGAAGCTCAACTTTTCAATCTGTGAGTTCCGAGACTCAGGATAGGCCTAGGTCTCTGACTAACAGCTCTGGGGGCACTCTGAAGGGTGTCATAAGAGGTTCTGGTTTAGGAGTGGTGAAATCGGATACTCTATATACAGGATCATCTGGAAGTGCATCCACGTCACACACCATGCCACCAACCTCAGGTCCATCTTCATTAACAAATGCAGATGCCTCTGCGGCACCCTTTAGGACAGATGCATCGGCATTGGGTTCTTATACACCCCCAGTACCAGCTGGTAGTAAAAGAAGGTTCTCAGAGCTGCCATCACAGCCTCCTCCATCTATTAAGGAACAGTCTCAAGCTACAACTGCATACCGAGATCGTGCTGCTGAGCGGAGGAGCTTATATGGTTCATCTTCAGCGTTTGGAGATGATGCATCAGAACATGGAGATTCAA GATGCAATTCTTCCGTAGTCGAAAACTTTTCCGTAGACCCAGACCTTGCTTAG
- the LOC129889737 gene encoding SUPPRESSOR OF ABI3-5 isoform X3 → MDPGRYGPHQGWENNSALEGYRGVHEPDFRRFLDDRFSRDGVYSRGAYHRDILEGEHYPHPPAAVGHWPQTTRRSFEEIYPVERDSRRHEKPYVDSYHEIREADKYHEINTFRDGYHSFDNYPDTGFDRPARYGGREHDDPYDDYDYKHRMAHPNREDSRERDYEYSRYSYDSDYERGSRRDGNWRRRESRERERDKESSRERDPSPYRRHDRSRSRSRGHDDRLKSRSPRSRSHSRSHREDSYDDGRYDRSERRRDRDDKRYHDNYSVAPSATVVVKGLSQKTTEEDLYQILAEWGPLRHVRVIKERNSGISRGFAFIDFPSVGAAQAMMDKLGDEGLVVDGRKLFFEYSSKPTGGPGGPGGLDSASRSNHGHHRSITVPSDWMCTICGCVNFARRTSCFQCNEPRTDDAPPADMASSNSSSLGRRGEAGPTHVLVVRGLDENADEEMLRYEFSKHAPIKDLRLVRDKFTHVSRGFAFVHFYTVEDATKALEATNGITLEKNGQILRVAYAKSILGPGSSASQASSLAAAAIEAATFSQQYDAVGWAPKEYNPDDKRSTGGQEHSGEVADQNSAPQSGFVWDEASGYYYDATSGFYYDGNTGLYYDGNNGIWYTYDQKTQQYVPCTNQNENKPAAGQTETAKSSDGSNTKKVIISAPASTIAGEKAASLPDAIQAAASAAIAAEKKEKEKAKEIKLASKSSILANKRKMSNVLSMWKQRSHEGQAPRVALEDGQTVAEDRSNTVGPAAKTKLKAEPLTARENPTASSGLVGSSTFQSVSSETQDRPRSLTNSSGGTLKGVIRGSGLGVVKSDTLYTGSSGSASTSHTMPPTSGPSSLTNADASAAPFRTDASALGSYTPPVPAGSKRRFSELPSQPPPSIKEQSQATTAYRDRAAERRSLYGSSSAFGDDASEHGDSNRDSTFRRGVFDPTPFPPGVGGGRSAEANSQSFEVITADRAIDESNVGNRMLRNMGWQEGLGLGKDGSGMVEPVQAQSTGHRAGLGSQSKKVDPTLEAQSGDSYKTLIQKKAIARFREMS, encoded by the exons ATGGATCCTGGTCGATATGGCCCCCATCAAGGATGGGAAAATAACAGC GCTTTGGAGGGTTATAGAGGAGTTCACGAGCCAGATTTCCG GAGGTTTCTAGACGATAGATTTTCAAGGGATGGTGTTTACTCACGGGGTGCCTATCACCGTGATATACTGGAAGGAGAGCACTACCCTCATCCACCAGCAGCAGTTGGACACTGGCCTCAGACAACGAGAAGAAGTTTTGAAGAAATTTACCCTGTGGAGAGGGATTCTAGGAGGCATGAGAAGCCGTACGTTGATTCATATCACGAAATTCGTGAAGCTGATAAGTATCATGAGATTAACACATTCAGAGATGGTTATCACAGTTTTGACAACTACCCTGATACTGGATTTGACAGGCCTGCTAGGTATGGGGGACGGGAGCATGATGACCCGTATGATGATTATGACTACAAACATCGTATGGCACACCCCAACAGAGAGGATAGCCGTGAAAGAGACTATGAGTACAGTAGATATAGTTATGACTCAGACTATGAACGAGGCAGTAGGAGAGATGGTAATTGGAGACGACGTGAATCCCGCGAGCGTGAACGTGACAAAGAATCAAGTCGTGAGAGGGATCCGAGTCCATATAGAAGGCATGATCGTTCGCGTTCACGTTCTCGAGGTCATGATGATCGCCTGAAGTCAAGGTCTCCTCGAAGTCGAAGTCATAGTCGTAGTCACAGAGAGGACAGTTATGATGATGGCCGATACGATAGAAGTGAGAGACGAAGAGATCGTGATGATAAAAGATACCATGACAATTATTCTGTG GCTCCTTCAGCGACTGTTGTTGTCAAAGGCCTTTCACAGAAAACTACTGAAGAAGATTTGTATCAGATCCTT GCCGAGTGGGGTCCCCTACGCCATGTTCGTGTGATCAAAGAACGAAATTCTGGCATTTCTCGTGGATTTGCTTTTATTGACTTCCCTTCTGTG GGTGCGGCCCAAGCAATGATGGACAAACTTGGGGATGAGGGTCTAGTTGTGGATGGTAGGAAGCTTTTTTTTGAGTACAG TAGCAAGCCAACTGGAGGGCCCGGTGGGCCTGGTGGTCTAGACAGTGCTTCAAGATCTAACCATGGTCACCACCGGAGCATCACTGTTCCATCTGATTGGATGTGTACCATCTGTGGATGTGTGAATTTTGCACGGCGGACATCTTGCTTTCAG TGTAATGAGCCACGGACAGATGATGCTCCTCCAGCAGACATGGCATCATCCAACTCTAGCTCTCTGGGGAGGAGAGGCGAAGCAG GTCCCACTCATGTCTTGGTTGTCCGTGGATTAGACGAAAATGCAGACGAGGAAATGCTTCGTTATGAATTTTCCAAACATGCTCCTATTAAG GATCTTCGTCTTGTCAGAGACAAGTTCACTCATGTCTCGAGGGGATTTGCTTTTGTGCACTTCTATACG GTGGAGGATGCTACTAAAGCTCTTGAAGCAACAAATGGGATAACTTTAGAGAAGAACGGGCAAATTCTTAGAGTTGCGTATGCAAAAAGTATCCTAGGACCAGGATCTAGTGCTTCTCAGGCTAGCAGCCTTGCTGCTGCTGCTATTGAAGCAGCAACTTTTTCTCAACAG TATGATGCTGTTGGATGGGCACCAAAAGAGTATAATCCTGATGATAAACGGTCCACTGGTGGGCAAGAACACAGTGGAGAAGTTGCTGATCAAAATTCTGCTCCACAATCTGGATTTGTCTGGGATGAAGCCTCTGGCTATTATTATGACGCCACTTCTGGTTTCTATTATGATGGAAATACAg GGTTGTATTATGACGGTAACAATGGAATCTGGTATACATATGATCAGAAGACTCAGCAATATGTACCTTGcacaaatcagaatgaaaacaAACCAGCAGCAGGTCAAACTGAAACTGCCAAGTCATCTGATGGTTCAAACACTAAGAAAGTCATTATATCTGCACCAGCTTCTACAATAGCTGGTGAGAAGGCTGCCTCACTGCCGGATGCTATCCAGGCTGCTGCCTCTGCAGCAATAGCTGCtgaaaagaaagagaaggagAAGGCGAAAGAGATAAAACTTGCGTCAAAAAGCAGCATCCTTGCGAATAAGAGGAAAATGAGTAATGTATTGTCAATGTGGAAGCAAAGAAGTCATGAAGGTCAAGCCCCCCGTGTAGCGCTTGAAGACGGCCAGACAGTGGCTGAAGACAGATCTAACACGGTAGGACCAGCTGCAAAGACTAAGTTAAAAGCTGAGCCCTTGACAGCTAGAGAAAATCCTACAGCCAGTTCAGGACTTGTAGGAAGCTCAACTTTTCAATCTGTGAGTTCCGAGACTCAGGATAGGCCTAGGTCTCTGACTAACAGCTCTGGGGGCACTCTGAAGGGTGTCATAAGAGGTTCTGGTTTAGGAGTGGTGAAATCGGATACTCTATATACAGGATCATCTGGAAGTGCATCCACGTCACACACCATGCCACCAACCTCAGGTCCATCTTCATTAACAAATGCAGATGCCTCTGCGGCACCCTTTAGGACAGATGCATCGGCATTGGGTTCTTATACACCCCCAGTACCAGCTGGTAGTAAAAGAAGGTTCTCAGAGCTGCCATCACAGCCTCCTCCATCTATTAAGGAACAGTCTCAAGCTACAACTGCATACCGAGATCGTGCTGCTGAGCGGAGGAGCTTATATGGTTCATCTTCAGCGTTTGGAGATGATGCATCAGAACATGGAGATTCAA ATCGGGACTCAACATTCAGAAGAGGTGTTTTTGATCCAACTCCTTTCCCCCCTGGTGTTGGAGGTGGACGTAGTGCAGAAGCAAATAGTCAGAGCTTTGAGGTTATCACTGCTGACAGGGCTATAGATGAGAGTAATGTGGGCAATCGAATGCTTCGCAACATGGGATGGCAGGAGGGCTTG GGATTGGGGAAGGATGGAAGTGGTATGG